The following are encoded in a window of Rosa chinensis cultivar Old Blush chromosome 4, RchiOBHm-V2, whole genome shotgun sequence genomic DNA:
- the LOC112200176 gene encoding mitotic spindle checkpoint protein MAD2 — protein MASSRTATKDIITLRGSAAIVSEFFGYSANSILYNRGVYPEESFVKVKKYGLPMLLTQDEGLKSFIANLTSQLSEWLESGKLQRIVLVIMSKATNEVLERWNFSIETDSEVVEKGVSREKSDKEIMREIQAIMRQIASSITYLPCLDEPCVFDVLAYTDKDVQVPFTWVESDPKLIDNPQMVKLHSFDTKIHKVNTLVSYKNDEWDEE, from the exons aTGGCTTCATCAAGAACCGCAACCAAGGACATCATCACTCTGCGTGGCTCCGCTGCCATTGTCAGCGAGTTTTTTG GCTATTCAGCGAACAG CATTTTGTACAATCGAGGAGTGTATCCTGAAGAAAGTTTTGTAAAGGTCAAGAAATATGGGCTGCCTATGTTGCTCACTCAGGATGAGGGTCTCAAATCTTTTATTGCCAATCTAACTTCCCAGCTTTCTG AATGGCTGGAATCTGGCAAGTTACAGAGGATTGTTCTGGTGATCATGAGTAAGGCCACTAATGAGGTTCTAGAGAGGTGGAACTTCAGCATCGAGACCGACAGTGAGGTCGTCGAGAAGGG TGTTTCGAGGGAAAAGAGTGACAAGGAGATTATGAGGGAGATTCAAGCAATCATGAGGCAGATTGCTTCTAGCATTACTTACCTGCCATGCCTTGATGAACCCT GTGTTTTTGATGTTTTGGCATACACTGATAAGGATGTTCAAGTCCCATTCACTTGGGTGGAAAGTGATCCCAAACTGATAGACAATCCACAAATGGTGAAGCTGCATTCCTTTGACACCAAG ATTCACAAGGTCAACACTCTGGTATCCTACAAGAACGATGAATGGGATGAGGAGTAG
- the LOC112199609 gene encoding uncharacterized protein LOC112199609, translating into MKFSFIFFKAEIEECSSLKELFVQYEKASGQMINYDKSCVSFSKNVKRAKQDELATSLGVLLVDKHDKYLGLPTELSYSKAEAFKFLSEKVRKRTRGSREKTLRAAGKEIMIKAVAQSIPTYVMSCFELPKHLCAEKHSLMAG; encoded by the coding sequence ATGAAATTTTCGTTTATTTTTTTCAAGGCGGAGATTGAGGAATGTTCTAGTTTAAAGGAATTGTTTGTGCAATATGAAAAGGCTTCGGGCCAGATGATCAATTATGACAAGAGCTGCGTTTCTTTTAGCAAGAATGTCAAAAGAGCGAAACAAGATGAGCTTGCAACATCCCTAGGTGTTCTACTAGTGGACAAACATGACAAGTACTTGGGTTTACCCACTGAGCTAAGCTACTCCAAAGCTGAGGCTTTTAAATTCCTCTCTGAAAAAGTTAGGAAACGGACTCGTGGGTCAAGGGAGAAGACGTTAAGAGCTGCTGGCAAGGAGATTATGATAAAGGCGGTGGCACAATCTATTCCAACTTACGTCATGAGCTGTTTTGAGCTCCCAAAGCATTTGTGCGCGGAGAAGCATAGCCTCATGGCCGGCTAA
- the LOC121052872 gene encoding uncharacterized protein LOC121052872, with amino-acid sequence MVNMRRLGLDEKEMVKMEFDRIRRRRRSLKFTEFWGEWKRDGEDEEIGSQLGYDYSVSSYFKLATSVTELTTSDSDWAGDEKAKSTSGYVFDIGSGVIYWSSKKQQVVALSSTEADELDNKSLINDMDKEWIFLDKHTDEYNAGLDAFLNYALEHASFEGTIKCPCKRCHNGYNRLPAIVEQHLRVDGIGMDPKYVNIPWTEHGEHLPAVVDHNMAGPSSYQPDFNLPGPSSHQPDSDVQDMLHDAFGMYEGEDDLQEPSDPTEGPSLPNDPTPDAQRFYQLLEKSDTELYPGETLPASFYLTKKFIKSLGLTYQKIDACPNDCMLYWKEYASNTVCHVCGTSRYKENTSPIKKVPAKVLRYFPLGPRLQRLHMSRHTSEFMVWHSKKRPRDGVLRHPADSLAWKELDKIDNNFGSDGRNVRLGLASDGFNPFGMMSLSHSTWPVIVTVYNLPPWLYMKKSYMMLSLLIPGPKSPGNDIDVYLQPLIDELKMLWAEGVPTYDAFKKKVFHMRAALLWTINDFLAYAMLSGYSTKGSKACPTCGEETDSFRLHHGKKEIYMGHRKWLPDNHIFHTWYNNFNGSTEHHKPPKPMTGLDCLRALSTLSFQFGKGKETSSDRKRKRVQNNDSTKYTGPWRKQSIFFQLPYWKDLLLRHNIDVMHVEKNVTESVIGTLLGIDGKNKDSLKARLDMVLMGVKRSLHPEARGNRTWLLSAKYTLSNDEKTLMCKVLDSVRVSDGFSSNIRRCVRVDERKLIGLKSHDCHIIMQYLLPVAIRRSLKPDITKVLLELSAFFRQVCTKVGTVDHFRDLSNRIAETLCKLEMIMPPSFFDVMVHLLIHLANEAAIAGPVQFRWMYPIERYLHDLKKYVRNRSRPKASIAEGYIIEECLSFCTMYLSDGVESKRARIGRNADDPGIVPRKGLPLFVGMGWSIEPRHEFTLTDLEWELIVDIVSDHVANTQRTKNRRTTLMEGERQANNTFSTYFQELIERRVQRKEVVDPDIRALPIGPHKKARRFNKYIMNGFRFFVKCIDAQSNTQNCSVFVKAGVSSYATAGDRRPRDGVKDYYGVQTDIIELDYHHGRKVLLFDCDWADNRVRNRAVKMDEYGFIFVNFDHLLPKPDTLILASQSVQFFYVQDPTEPNWHTVIRTQPRDLFDMGTDIELEPYDAQNLIVEINDDGIARTDMDGVLVNDVIE; translated from the exons ATGGTGAATATGAGGAGATTGGGATTAGATGAAAAAGAGATGGTGAAGATGGAATTTGATAGgattaggaggaggaggaggagtttgAAATTTACTGAATTTTGGGGCGAGTGGAAAAGAGATGGTGAAGATGAGGAGATTGGGAGCCAACTCGG GTATGATTATTCTGTTAGTTCTTACTTCAAATTGGCAACCTCCGTAACGGAACTAACAACTTCAG ATAGTGATTGGGCAGGAGATGAAAAGGCAAAGAGCACCTCTGGTTATGTTTTTGATATTGGTTCTGGAGTTATATATTGGTCATCAAAGAAGCAGCAAGTGGTAGCTCTTTCATCAACTGAAGCAGACGAA CTTGATAACAAATCTTTGATCAACGATATGGACAAGGAATGGATATTTTTAGATAAGCACACTGATGAATATAATGCTGGATTAGATGCATTCCTCAATTATGCCTTAGAGCATGCTTCTTTTGAAGGTACAATCAAGTGTCCGTGTAAAAGGTGTCATAATGGCTACAATAGACTACCTGCTATTGTTGAGCAACATCTTAGGGTGGATGGCATCGGCATGGATCCTAAATATGTTAACATCCCCTGGACCGAGCATGGTGAGCATTTACCAGCTGTAGTTGATCATAATATGGCAGGGCCTTCATCATATCAACCAGATTTTAATTTGCCGGGACCGTCGTCACATCAACCAGATTCTGATGTGCAAGATATGTTGCACGATGCATTTGGCATGTATGAAGGTGAAGATGATTTACAAGAACCATCAGATCCTACTGAAGGTCCATCCTTGCCTAACGACCCTACCCCTGATGCACAAAGATTTTACCAGCTTTTAGAAAAATCTGACACTGAATTATACCCTG GGGAAACTCTTCCTGCTTCCTTCTATTTAACAAAAAAGTTCATCAAAAGTCTTGGGTTGACATACCAGAAAATCGATGCGTGTCCTAATGATTGCATGTTATATTGGAAGGAATATGCTTCAAACACAGTTTGTCATGTATGTGGTACTAGTCGGTACAAAGAGAACACCTCCCCCATAAAGAAGGTACCAGCCAAAGTTTTGCGTTACTTTCCATTAGGGCCAAGACTTCAAAGGTTGCACATGTCTCGCCACACCTCTGAATTTATGGTTTGGCATTCTAAAAAGAGACCACGAGATGGGGTTCTACGTCATCCAGCCGATTCTCTTGCTTGGAAAGAATTAGACAAAATTGACAATAATTTTGGCTCTGATGGTCGAAATGTCCGTTTGGGTCTAGCCAGTGACGGATTCAACCCTTTCGGTATGATGAGCTTGTCCCACAGTACTTGGCCTGTTATCGTTACTGTCTATAATCTCCCTCCTTGGTTATACATGAAAAAGTCATACATGATGCTATCGTTGCTCATCCCAGGCCCTAAAAGTCCCGGAAATGACATAGATGTGTATCTACAGCCTTTGATAGATGAATTGAAAATGCTATGGGCAGAAGGGGTTCCTACATATGACGCGtttaaaaaaaaggtttttcATATGAGAGCTGCATTATTGTGGACTATAAATGACTTCCTTGCATATGCCATGTTGTCTGGGTATAGCACAAAGGGATCTAAGGCTTGCCCAACTTGTGGTGAAGAGACTGATTCTTTTAGGTTGCATCATGGTAAGAAAGAAATCTACATGGGACATCGAAAGTGGCTACCAGATAACCATATTTTTCACACATGGTATAATAACTTCAATGGATCAACTGAGCATCATAAACCGCCTAAACCAATGACAGGTTTAGATTGTTTGAGAGCGTTAAGTACATTGAGCTTTCAATTTGGAAAGGGAAAGGAAACAAGTTCTGATCGTAAAAGGAAACGAGTTCAGAATAATGATAGCACAAAATATACAGGACCGTGGAGGAAGCAGAGTATTTTTTTTCAACTACCTTATTGGAAGGACTTATTATTGCGTCATAATATAGATGTCATGCATGTTGAGAAGAATGTTACAGAGAGTGTCATTGGGACTTTGCTAGGAATTgatggaaaaaataaagataGCTTAAAGGCACGCCTTGACATGGTCTTAATGGGTGTTAAGCGTTCGCTCCATCCTGAGGCACGCGGTAACCGAACATGGCTGCTCTCAGCAAAATACACTTTATCCAATGATGAGAAGACACTAATGTGCAAAGTACTTGATTCGGTTCGGGTGTCTGATGGATTTTCATCGAACATTCGTAGATGTGTAAGAGTTGATGAAAGAAAATTGATTGGTCTTAAAAGTCATGATTGTCACATAATCATGCAGTATCTACTTCCAGTGGCCATCCGTCGTTCACTAAAACCAGACATAACCAAGGTGCTATTGGAACTCAGCGCATTTTTCAGACAAGTATGTACCAAAGTTGGTACTGTGGACCATTTTCGTGATCTATCAAATCGGATTGCTGAAACACTTTGCAAATTAGAGATGATAATGCCACCATCTTTTTTTGACGTCATGGTACACCTTCTAATACACTTGGCAAACGAGGCAGCAATTGCAGGACCTGTGCAATTTCGATGGATGTACCCAATCGAAAG ATACTTACATGACTTAAAAAAGTATGTACGCAATAGGAGTAGGCCTAAGGCAAGCATTGCAGAGGGTTATATAATTGAAGAATGTCTATCATTTTGCACAATGTATCTGTCAGATGGAGTTGAGTCAAAAAGAGCAAGGATTGGTCGTAATGCTGATGACCCTGGGATTGTTCCTCGTAAAGGATTACCATTATTTGTCGGAATGGGATGGTCCATCGAACCAAGACACGAGTTTACACTAACTGACCTTGAGTGGGAAC TCATTGTTGACATTGTTAGCGACCATGTGGCAAACACACAGCGGACTAAGAATAGACGCACAACTTTGATGGAGGGTGAAAGACAAGCAAATAATACATTTTCGACATACTTTCAGGAATTG ATTGAGAGAAGAGTACAACGAAAAGAAGTTGTCGACCCAGACATTAGAGCCTTGCCTATAGGACCACATAAAAAGGCAAGGCGATTCAACAAGTACATCATGAACGGGTTTCGCTTTTTTGTTAAATGTATCGATGCCCAATCAAATACTCAAAACTGCAGTGTGTTTGTTAAAGCTGGGGTGAGTAGCTATGCTACTGCGGGAGATCGCAGACCAAGGGATGGTGTAAAAGATTACTATGGTGTACAAACAGACATCATTGAGCTAGATTATCACCATGGTCGAAAAGTCTTATTATTCGATTGTGATTGGGCAGATAATAGAGTTCGCAATAGAGCCGTCAAAATGGACGAGTATGGCttcatttttgtaaattttgatcATCTACTTCCTAAACCTGACACTCTCATTCTTGCGTCACAATCAGTGCAATTTTTCTATGTTCAAGACCCAACTGAACCGAATTGGCACACAGTGATCCGAACCCAACCCAGAGATTTATTTGATATGGGCACAGACATAGAACTAGAGCCCTATGATGCCCAAAATTTGATTGTAGAGATTAACGATGACGGAATAGCAAGAACAGACATGGACGGTGTTCTAGTGAATGATGTCAtagaatga